The Bdellovibrio sp. ZAP7 DNA segment TTAGAAATATCGCGATCATCGCGCACGTCGACCACGGTAAAACAACTCTGGTTGACCATTTGATTAAACAAGCCGGTACATTCCGTGACAACGAGCACGTTGATGAACGCTTGATGGACTCCATGGATCTTGAAAGAGAACGTGGTATCACGATTGCGGCGAAAAATGCCTCTTTCGTTTATAAAGATATCAAAGTTAACATCGTCGATACACCGGGACATAGTGACTTCGGTGGTGAAGTTGAACGTATCTTGAACATGGTTGATGGCTGTATCCTTCTTTGCGACGCCTCTGAAGGTCCACTTCCACAAACACGTTTCGTATTGAAAAAAGCCCTTGAGCAAAATTTGAAAGTTATCGTTTGTATCAATAAGATCGACCGTTCCGACGCTCGTATCCAAGAAGTTCACAATGAACTTTTCGATTTGTTCATCGATCTTGAAGCTACTGAAGAACAATGTGATTTCCACACTGTTTACGCGATCGCGCGTGAAGGTATGGCGACTTTGGATCCAGCGGTTAACACTGGTACTCTAGAAGTTCTTTACGATGCTATCGTAAACCTAGTTCCTCCTCCAAAAATTGATGAAGAAGCTCCATTGCAAGTAATGGTATCTAACATCTCTTACAATGATTACGTAGGTCGTTTGGCGATCGGTCGTATGCGTGCAGGTACAATCAAAGTTGGTGACGAAGTTCTTTGTGTTCAAGAAAACGCTCAGAAAAAAGTTAAAGTCTCTGCTTTGTACCAATACAAAGTGAACTCGCAAGTTCCAGCTCAAGAAGTTGGAGCAGGTGACATCGTTGTTATCGCGGGTATGGAAGACTTCACTATCGGTGATACTATCACTTCAGCTTTGGATCCTCGTCCACTTCCGCGTATCCGCGTTGATGAGCCGACAGTGGGAATGGTTTTCTCGGTAAATAACGGTCCTTTCGCAGGTATGGAAGGTAAGAACGTTACTTCTCGTAAGATCCTTGAGCGTCTTGAGAGAGAACTTTTGTACAACGTTGCGATCCGCGTAGAAAAAACTGCGAACACTGATGCTTTCAAAGTTATCGGTCGTGGTGAGTTGCAATTGGGCGTTTTGATCGAACAAATGCGCCGTGAAAACTTCGAACTTCTGGTTTCTAAACCGACAGTTATCTTCAAAGAAGAAAACGGTCAAAAAATGGAACCAATGGAGATCGCGGTTATCGATATCGAAGATTCTTATGTTGGTGCGGTTACTGAGAAACTTGGTAAACGTAAAGGTGTCATGCAAAACATGGTACAAAAAGGTTCAGGACGTACTCGTCTTGAGTTCTTGATCCCGTCACGTGGTTTGATCGGTTATCGTTCTGAATTCTTAACTGACACTCGCGGTACAGGTCTTTTGAATACACAATTCAATGGCTGGGAAAGCTACAAAGGCGAAATCGAACACCGTATGAATGGTGCGATGATTTCTGACCGTAAAGGTCAAGCGACAGCATTCGCTATCTGGAATCTTCAAGAGCGCGGTATTATGTACGTTACTCACGGTCAAGACGTGTACGAAGGCATGATCGTAGGTGAGCATGCTAAGGACAATGATCTAGAAGTAAACATCACTCGCGAGAAGAAATTGTCAAACGTACGTGCTTCGGGTTCTGATGAAGCTATCCGTCTAGTTCCAGTTCGTCCAATGACGTTGGAAAAAGCAATGGAATGGATCAAAGACTCTGAGTTGATCGAGGTGACACCGAAGAACATCCGTCTTCGTTGCCGCGAAACAGATCCAAACAAACGTGCAAGAGCAGCGAAGGAATAATGAACTCGAACGTCGCCATTGAAATCAAAGATTTAACCAAAAAATACGACGACAAAGTCGCCGTTGATGGAATAGATCTGGAGATTTACAAGGGCGAATGTTTCGGTCTCTTAGGTCCAAACGGGGCTGGCAAAACAACAGCAATGAAGATGATGTATTGCTCGGCCCTCGTAACAAGCGGGGAGCTCTATGTACTAGGGCTCAACGTCAAAAAGAACTACCGCGAAATCAAATCCAGAATCGGTGTTGTTCCTCAAGAGGACGGCCTTGATCCCGATTTTACAGTCCTTGAAAATCTCTCAGTCTACGCGAGCTATCACAATATCAACCCTGCAGAAGCCGATTTGCGTGCTCAGGCATTGTTGCGTTTGATGAAGCTTGAAGAATACCAAGATCGCTCCGTGGAAACGTTAAGCGGTGGTATGAAGCGCCGTTTGGCGATTGCGCGTGGCTTGATCAACTCTCCTGAAGTGATTTTCTTGGATGAGCCTACGACGGGCCTGGACCCGCAGGCACGTATCTGGATTTGGGATTTCTTTAAGCATTTAAAATCTGAAAAAAGCACATTGGTTCTGACGACTCACTATATGGAAGAAGCCGAGCAGATGTGTGATCGTGTTGCGATCATCGATGGCGGTAAAATTTTGACGATCGGTAAGCCTAAGGATTTGATCCGCGATCTGATCGGTAAAGAAGTGGTCGAGTTCGACACGAATCCCGTGGATTTAAATTATTACCTGGGCCGTTTGCGTGCCGAGGGTTTTGCTTATCAAGTTATCAAAGACACTGTATCTGTACTGGTTAAGGAAAATCAGGAAGGCCGTCGTGTCGTGGACCTTATTGCCTCTGATAAAATCTTTATTCGTAAACCGACATTGAATGATGTGTTCCTGAAACTTGCGGGACATCAGTTGAGGGACGAATAATGAAGTTAAAGCAGCTTCTTTCAATTCCTAAGTTCAATGATGGAGCCTTGAAAGTTTGGCAGCGTAATTTCCTGTATTTTAAAAAGACCATGATGGTGTCTTTGTTCTGGATCGTATTGGAACCGGTTATTTACCTAGGGGCAATCGGATTTGGTCTGGGCTCGTTCGTAAATAATATGGGCGGTATGTCCTATATCGAATATTTCTTTCCGGCACTTTTGTGTACGACGGCGATGTTGGTATCTTTCTTTGAAGGAACTTACGGGAATTATACCAAGCTTACTCATCAAAAAACTTATGCGACGATCATGCTGACCCGTGTGGGTCCTGAAGAAATCGTGGCGGGGGAGTTGATGTGGGCCGCGACTAAAGGATTCTTTGGTGTGATCGGTGTCACGATTGTGGCCGTATTCTTTGGTCTGATTGATTCTTATAAAATCTTGCTGACGTTACCGGTGCTGTTTTTGATTGCGGCTTTGTTTTCTTGTATCGGGATGATCTTTACTTCGATTGCCCGTAACTATGATTCTTTTATTTATTCCACTTCTGGTTTGATTGTTCCAATGAGTTTGTTAAGCGGAACTTATTTTCCGTTAGAACAATTGCCGTCAGGAATGCGCTATTTGGCTTATTTGTTTCCGCTGACCCACGGTGTGGCAGCGGTTCGTGGGATTTTACATGATGGCAACGTGGTTAAAATCGCCGTGCATATCTTGATCTTGCTGGTGCTGACGTGGATCTTTATGAATATTTCGTTCCACCGCATTCGCAATAAACTTCTGAAATAATCTAATTATCCAAATTATGTTCAGGCTTGATTTCTAAATCCGAAGAATCAATGTCGCTGTTTTCGTCGCGAATTTCTTGTTCCAAGCGATCAATCTCGTCATTGCTAAGTGAATTCACCTGCTCTGCTGACATTCCCTTTAAGCCAGGGATTTCATCCATAGGCGGGGGAGCGGGGCTTAGGAAAGACTGAATTCTCTCCATCGCGACTTCGTACTCTGCCTGATCAATGCTGTGGAATTGATACAGATTTTGTACGATCTGACTCATGCGTTTGCGCGCAAATCCTGTCAGTTCTTTTTTATAGTATGACTGAGAATACTTAATTGGACTTGGCAGAACCATTGCCATGAAGGCACTTTCCACGACATCAAGCTCGGCTGGTGATTTTTTAAAATAGAATTGAGCTGCTTGTTTGATGCCGTAAATGTTTTTACCGAACTCAACCACGTTCAGATACTTTTCCAGGATTTCTTTCTTTGTCAGAGTTTTTTCGATTCGGTCAGTTATTATTGCTTCCAGGGCTTTTCTAAAGAAAGTTCTGTCGGCATTTAGGAACATATTCTTTGCAAGCTGCTGGGTGATTGTGGAACCACCGCGTTTATAGACGCCAGTTTCCCAGCCTTGGCGGAAGTTCTTTTCAATCGTTCCCCACTCAAAGCCGTGATGCTTATAGAAGTTTCCATCCTCAGTCATGATGATGGTTCTTTGCAGGTACGAAGAAATCTGTTTCAAAGGAACATAGTTTTTAGAAGTCGGGCACAGATCGACTTTGTACATCGTCGTGATAATGCAGCCTTTGATTTCTTTTTCGTTAGGAAGCGTTGACCAGATATAAGCCGCAGCAGAACCCATGATCGCAACAATAATGGTAAAAAATAATCCAGCAGCCTTCATTTATTTCAACATCCCTTGATCTTTAACCCATTGAATACTGTTATGGATGGCTTGGCGAGCAGGGCGAGGTTTGAAATCCAATTCGCGCTGTGCTTTTGAGGAATCAAACCAGTGGTACATAGTTGCCGTGTAGGCATTTTCTTTACTCAGTGGACCTTTCAGTCCCATCTTTTCCATAAAGTCGCCAATCGTTCCAACCACGTGCAGAACTTGATCCGGCATTTGCTTATTTGGAGCAGACACACCGGCTTCTTCAGCGATCATGCGGAAAAGATCTTTGATCAGAATATTTTCGCCAGCCAGGATATAGCGCTCTCCCGTTTTACCGATTTTCCAAGCGCTTAAGATTCCTTGAATCACGTCTTCGACAGCAACGACATTCACACCACCGGAAGTGTAGAACTTAAGTTTTCCTTGAGCCACTTTCAGCATCATCTTGCGGCTGCCTTTTTTGGCGTCGCCAAATCCATAGATAGTCGCAGGATTTAAAATGACAGCATCCACTTCGCCTTTGTCGCAGGCTTTTTTAACCAGCATTTCGGCGTCATGCTTAGTTTCAAAGTATCCAAGGTTCAAATCGTGGATATTGAATGCGGAAGTTTCGTTGAGAATTTCTTGAGGATTGCGCCCTGCACCGACCGCTACAACTGAGGAAAGGTGAACCAGACGGCGGACTTTGCGTTCTTTGCAAACTTCAAGGACATTGGCCGTGCCTTGAACATTTACTTTTTCCATTAAGGGGCGATCTGCCGCTTTATATGCAACAACTCCCGCCAGATGGAAAACTGTATCGATATCTACAAAGGCTTCCAACAGGGACACAACATCAGTGACATCACCGTAGCGATATTGGCAGTTCACACCTTTTAGTTCTGACAGATCACTGTTCTTACGAACCAGTGCGAAGACTTCGTGACCTTGATCGACCAGGGCACGTGTCAGCCAGCTACCTAAAAATCCATTCGCTCCAGTGACTAATACTTTCATGTTGCTTCAGCCTCGTTGTCAGTTTCATCAAAACGTTCCATTAATTTTTGGCACAACCGAGCCATCAGAATCCCCAGAATAATACCCAGTATCGCTCCCGCCAGAACATCGGTAGGAAAGTGCACTCCATTGTAGACTCGACTGTAACCAACGAGTACCGCGAGTGAAAACATGGGAATAGCCATTACTGGAAAGATGACCGAAGTGAAGGTCGCGAAATTGAACATATTCGTCGCGTGATTTGAGACAAAACTATAACCACCAAAAGGAGCGCGCACGTTTACTTGTAAACCTTGAGTCTCGGCCGGACGGGGGCGCTGGACGGTTTTCTTAAACGCCCAATTGCCGACACCATCAGAGAGAGAAACACTTAATACCGCCATGATAAAAATAGTGCAGCCTTTTTTCCAACCTCGGCGCCAGATGAAGAGCGCAATGATCAGGGGAAGCATGATTAGCTTCACAGGATTCTTTTTATGAAGATCAGTGATAAATGGAAAAAACAAGTCTGCCCACGGAGCAGTCCAATCTGAATTGATCAGTAGGAAAAGACGTTTATCGAGGTTCAAAATAAAATCGAGCATGATAGGGATCTTAACTTAGTTTTTTGCTCGCAGAAAGTCTAGGTCTTCCAGTGGCCACAGTGCCTCGTTCAACTCGCTATGGCATCATTGTGTTTATGGACATTGCGACATTATTAGGCCTTCTTATCGGCTTTGGTGGGATCATTTTTGGAAACCTGATTGAAGGTGGCCATATGAGCTCGCTGATGCAGCTAACAGCATTCATCATCGTGTTCACCGGCACTGCTGGAGCGGTGATGGTTTCCAGTTCTGAACATGCGTTAAAAACGGGTTTGGAACTTGCGAAAAAAGCATTCAAACGTCACGAAAGTGAAGCGCACAGCAAACTGGAAGACATCGTTGAGTACGCAAGACTTGCAAAAAAAGAATCCATTCTTTCATTAGAGCCAAGAATTGGTAAAATCGGTGACCCATTAATGCAAAATGTTTTGCGCAATGTGGTTGATGGCGTTGATGAGTCAGTGATCCGCGATATTTTTGAAACTCAAATCTACACCGAGGAAGATGAGCTTCTTTCTGGTGCAAAGATTTGGGCTGATGCTGGTGGCTTTGCACCTACTATAGGTATCATCGGTGCAGTATTGGGATTGATCCATGTGATGGGTAATTTGACTGATACAAGTAAACTGGGTGCAGGTATCGCGGTTGCGTTCGTAGCGACTGTTTACGGAGTTGCCTCTGCTAATCTTTTGTTTTTGCCAATGGGGAACAAAATCAAAAAACGCGTTGAAGATATGACTCGTGAAAAGATGATGGTACTTGAGGGCGGTTTAATGATCGCTAAAGGTGCGAACCACATCGTGATCGAACAAAAATTAAGGTCGTACCTGCCTCATGCAAGCAAAGCGTAGACACAGAAGACACGAAGAACATGTGAATCATGAAAGATGGTTGGTCTCTTATGCGGACTTTATCACTCTTTTATTCGCCTTCTTTGTGGTGATGTACGCGACCTCGACTGCCAATGAGAATAAGCAAAAAGATTTCGAACAATCGATTAAATTGAATTTCCACTTGGTGGGTAAAGGTGGCTCGGATCAAAACGCCGAAACCATTGACTCAGCCATTGCCGAACTAGAAATTCCTGTCGGTAACTTTCCCAAAAAAGGCGGACCTGCGGAAGCCGCTGACTATGTTGAGCGTGCGTTAGGCAAGGCGATGAGCAAGGACGATAAAAAGAAGGACATCCAGGACATCTATCATGACTCTGTCGGTGTTCGTGTGTCATTGACTGCTTCAAGTTTCTTTACGCCGGGCTCGGCAAAGCTTCGTCTGTCTTCATTACCAGCGTTGGATAAGGTCGCAGAGATCCTGTCCGCGAATGATAAAAGAATTATCGTTGAAGGTCATACCGATGATACTCCGATCGCAGATCCGCAGTATCCAAGTAACTGGGAGCTAGCAGGGGATCGTTCTGCAGCAGTTGTTCGTTATTTCGTGAAGTACCACAAGCT contains these protein-coding regions:
- the typA gene encoding translational GTPase TypA, whose product is MIQDPKKIRNIAIIAHVDHGKTTLVDHLIKQAGTFRDNEHVDERLMDSMDLERERGITIAAKNASFVYKDIKVNIVDTPGHSDFGGEVERILNMVDGCILLCDASEGPLPQTRFVLKKALEQNLKVIVCINKIDRSDARIQEVHNELFDLFIDLEATEEQCDFHTVYAIAREGMATLDPAVNTGTLEVLYDAIVNLVPPPKIDEEAPLQVMVSNISYNDYVGRLAIGRMRAGTIKVGDEVLCVQENAQKKVKVSALYQYKVNSQVPAQEVGAGDIVVIAGMEDFTIGDTITSALDPRPLPRIRVDEPTVGMVFSVNNGPFAGMEGKNVTSRKILERLERELLYNVAIRVEKTANTDAFKVIGRGELQLGVLIEQMRRENFELLVSKPTVIFKEENGQKMEPMEIAVIDIEDSYVGAVTEKLGKRKGVMQNMVQKGSGRTRLEFLIPSRGLIGYRSEFLTDTRGTGLLNTQFNGWESYKGEIEHRMNGAMISDRKGQATAFAIWNLQERGIMYVTHGQDVYEGMIVGEHAKDNDLEVNITREKKLSNVRASGSDEAIRLVPVRPMTLEKAMEWIKDSELIEVTPKNIRLRCRETDPNKRARAAKE
- a CDS encoding ABC transporter ATP-binding protein; amino-acid sequence: MNSNVAIEIKDLTKKYDDKVAVDGIDLEIYKGECFGLLGPNGAGKTTAMKMMYCSALVTSGELYVLGLNVKKNYREIKSRIGVVPQEDGLDPDFTVLENLSVYASYHNINPAEADLRAQALLRLMKLEEYQDRSVETLSGGMKRRLAIARGLINSPEVIFLDEPTTGLDPQARIWIWDFFKHLKSEKSTLVLTTHYMEEAEQMCDRVAIIDGGKILTIGKPKDLIRDLIGKEVVEFDTNPVDLNYYLGRLRAEGFAYQVIKDTVSVLVKENQEGRRVVDLIASDKIFIRKPTLNDVFLKLAGHQLRDE
- a CDS encoding ABC transporter permease; protein product: MKLKQLLSIPKFNDGALKVWQRNFLYFKKTMMVSLFWIVLEPVIYLGAIGFGLGSFVNNMGGMSYIEYFFPALLCTTAMLVSFFEGTYGNYTKLTHQKTYATIMLTRVGPEEIVAGELMWAATKGFFGVIGVTIVAVFFGLIDSYKILLTLPVLFLIAALFSCIGMIFTSIARNYDSFIYSTSGLIVPMSLLSGTYFPLEQLPSGMRYLAYLFPLTHGVAAVRGILHDGNVVKIAVHILILLVLTWIFMNISFHRIRNKLLK
- a CDS encoding biosynthetic peptidoglycan transglycosylase, with the protein product MKAAGLFFTIIVAIMGSAAAYIWSTLPNEKEIKGCIITTMYKVDLCPTSKNYVPLKQISSYLQRTIIMTEDGNFYKHHGFEWGTIEKNFRQGWETGVYKRGGSTITQQLAKNMFLNADRTFFRKALEAIITDRIEKTLTKKEILEKYLNVVEFGKNIYGIKQAAQFYFKKSPAELDVVESAFMAMVLPSPIKYSQSYYKKELTGFARKRMSQIVQNLYQFHSIDQAEYEVAMERIQSFLSPAPPPMDEIPGLKGMSAEQVNSLSNDEIDRLEQEIRDENSDIDSSDLEIKPEHNLDN
- a CDS encoding SDR family oxidoreductase, with product MKVLVTGANGFLGSWLTRALVDQGHEVFALVRKNSDLSELKGVNCQYRYGDVTDVVSLLEAFVDIDTVFHLAGVVAYKAADRPLMEKVNVQGTANVLEVCKERKVRRLVHLSSVVAVGAGRNPQEILNETSAFNIHDLNLGYFETKHDAEMLVKKACDKGEVDAVILNPATIYGFGDAKKGSRKMMLKVAQGKLKFYTSGGVNVVAVEDVIQGILSAWKIGKTGERYILAGENILIKDLFRMIAEEAGVSAPNKQMPDQVLHVVGTIGDFMEKMGLKGPLSKENAYTATMYHWFDSSKAQRELDFKPRPARQAIHNSIQWVKDQGMLK
- a CDS encoding phosphatase PAP2 family protein, coding for MLDFILNLDKRLFLLINSDWTAPWADLFFPFITDLHKKNPVKLIMLPLIIALFIWRRGWKKGCTIFIMAVLSVSLSDGVGNWAFKKTVQRPRPAETQGLQVNVRAPFGGYSFVSNHATNMFNFATFTSVIFPVMAIPMFSLAVLVGYSRVYNGVHFPTDVLAGAILGIILGILMARLCQKLMERFDETDNEAEAT
- a CDS encoding flagellar motor protein; protein product: MLAESLGLPVATVPRSTRYGIIVFMDIATLLGLLIGFGGIIFGNLIEGGHMSSLMQLTAFIIVFTGTAGAVMVSSSEHALKTGLELAKKAFKRHESEAHSKLEDIVEYARLAKKESILSLEPRIGKIGDPLMQNVLRNVVDGVDESVIRDIFETQIYTEEDELLSGAKIWADAGGFAPTIGIIGAVLGLIHVMGNLTDTSKLGAGIAVAFVATVYGVASANLLFLPMGNKIKKRVEDMTREKMMVLEGGLMIAKGANHIVIEQKLRSYLPHASKA
- a CDS encoding OmpA family protein, producing the protein MNHERWLVSYADFITLLFAFFVVMYATSTANENKQKDFEQSIKLNFHLVGKGGSDQNAETIDSAIAELEIPVGNFPKKGGPAEAADYVERALGKAMSKDDKKKDIQDIYHDSVGVRVSLTASSFFTPGSAKLRLSSLPALDKVAEILSANDKRIIVEGHTDDTPIADPQYPSNWELAGDRSAAVVRYFVKYHKLNPKRFVSISYGDQKPIVPNDTEEHKAMNRRIEILIVTDNNKVGI